A window of Daphnia pulicaria isolate SC F1-1A chromosome 4, SC_F0-13Bv2, whole genome shotgun sequence genomic DNA:
GTTCCGTAACTGAAATCTGAAACGACAAAAACCCCTCAAAAGTCAaaagtgtttaaaaaaaatcgaacaAAGGATATGCCGCCCCGGCTGCCCTCAGCAGCCCTCCCACGCCATCTATAATAAAAGATGTTTTCTATTTCTAGCCAGAAGAGGCTTCCCTTTCCCAGGTAGTCACTTCAAATTTGAATTGGAGTAAGGGAAAGGGCTCCAGATGTTTTCGCCGTTGAGAaccaagaacaagaacacATAAGAAAAGTGCAGTAACAAAGTATGTCGGATCACGTTCGAGTCTATTGATCCATTTTAAACCAACCaaccgtttcgttttttttttcatatttgatatttgattattttaacaagtaagtaaaatattttttttgtaatattttcattttcaacaagttatttttgtgtgttcaGAAATGGGACAAAAGAAGGATACTCTCCTTAGGTGGGTAAACTGTTGTTCAGATGCTGCCACAAAcattgaaagaataaaaaatctgGCTGATGGATGGTTTTTTATCCACATTCTGAACTTTTTGAGGAGCCATCCCACAGATGGTACTGACCCTTGGCTTCAAACTATAAACATTTTAAGAGGTACATACTGTCAAATAAGAAATCTGTATATGATATTCACCACATTGTTTTATCTTTCCAGAATACAAGTTgcaagaaaatgttgttgatTTTGATGCAGCTGCATCTGGAAATGAAGATGAACTGGCAAAACTCATTGTCATTTGTATGCATCTTACCATGGTGCAAAAGCCGTGTGAACATATCAAAGAAAAGACTATGTGGAATCTTTCTACGGAAGATCAAAAAGTGATTGAAGCTATTCTCCTTGCTCTTGTCAATGATGACCAACTAACGAGAAGCAGATTAATAGATGTGTTACAAGATAACTTGCAAGGTAACTAACTCAGTATATTTATTATCAGTGTGCTGttatttacaaaatttcaatgttggttataaactatttatcgacattaatgtttgtttttatgaaACAAGTAGAAAACAGCTTTACTAAGTCTGTCATGTTCTACACATCTTCTCCACTTTCATCACTTTCTTCAATGAAGAATTCTCCACTAAAGAGATTCCTTGATGtatgttttattaatttactacacctttatctttttaaatttaattatttctaaCTCTTTTTAGTCTCCTATGGCCCTTCGTTTAACACGCTTGCAAAAAGAGATCAGTgataaaaacgaagaaatccgCCGCCTCCAATCGGAACTCATGACAGAATCAGACGAATCATCTGCACTCAGTTTGCGAATGGATGATTTGAAACGAAAAGTAAAGGacctggaaaaaaagaacaccGAGCTTGAACAGAGGTTGCGCGATGTCCAACTTCCCGATTCTTCCGGTCCCGATACTGATGGCGAAATCACCCATTTGAAGAAGAGGCTTAAGAAAATGCAAAACGAGTATGAAGTTTCGTGCCAGAAGTATTGTGATCTCAATATAGAATACGAAGCAATGAAGACTCGTCAAGAAAAAGATCGTAAACAGGTACAATACGGCATTTTGCAGTGAATTAcaggatttcatttttttaaattatttattgcagATACGAAAACTTCAGCTCGATTTGAACGATTCTGTTGCTCGTTTTGAGAAAGAATCCGCAGAGTATCAGCTTCTTCTAGACTCCATCCGAACTGAAAATGCTGAATTGAAACATTCCTTAGAAGAAAAAGCTCAGTGGATCGATGTTCTGGAGGAAAAAAGTCGGACTTGTTCTGAGATGCATGCACGTCTGAATGCGCCCAGGTCTCCTTGCGAAAGAGAAAGCATTGGTTACAGTCTACTGTCCATTGAGGTATTTTATCCCAACTGattaattcattattatttattaaataaattaatagtCATATTCAAGATGTCGCATTttaaacaattcaattttttcagacCGAAAAGTTGCAGGGTGATTTGGAATCTTACCGAAGAGATTTAGCTCGCCAATCCGACCAATTTAACTcggagaaaagaatttttcaacaacgcgcTGCTGCTCTTGAGGAAGACAAACGCGGTCTCCATCGCCAAGTTGAAGAAGCTAATCTCGAAAATCAATCTCTTCATGTTCAATTGGATCAGGCCAAGACAAGCTTAGAACAGCTCTCACTTGGCTGTGATTCTCTTAGCAAAGAGAAGGAAGAACTTCGTCGCTCTCTAGATGAGTTGCAATCAGAATTCCACAAGGAGATGAGCCGGGCTCAACAGCAATTGGACATCCGCATCCAAAAAACTTTGGAACTGGGTCTTGACATTGAGGCATTGAATCACCAACTCGAAGAAACACAAGCTGCAAAGAAGGCTTTGGAGCAGTCCATCCATGAACTGACTGAAGAAAAACTGGGATTAGGCCAGTCAATGGCAGCTTTGGAACAGAGCCATCTCGATTTGCAATCAACTCTTTCTACTAATCAATCTAAATTTCAGTGTGAACTGGAGGAAGTATCAAGTCATTTGAAATCGAGCAAGTTACAAATTGCTGGTCAGTCACTGAAGATAACCGAATTGGAAGGGCAGCTTGAATGCCTTCGTACTGAGCTTGTGACCAAGGACGAAACCTTTTCAATCTTGGAAactgaaaaacaacaattgtGTGAGACCAAACTTAGTCTTGAGCAGCAAATGTCCGCTTTGCAATCTGCTTTTGAGATGTCAAAACAAGAATTTCAAGCGCGCTTGGAAAAAGTAAACACCGAGTTAGAATCAGCAACTGCTCAAATTGCCGACTTTTGCGAGGTTACTTCATCTCTTAAAGAGCAGTTGGAAGTGGCACTGCAAGACAAGCTACAGTCTGGTAACCTCTCGTCACAACTTGAAGCTGATCTCAACAAACTATGCCAAGAACGTGATAATTTGCAAGTGGAGGTTCAACAGTTATTGCATGCAGCTCAGGTATCTCGCGAAGAATTCCAAGCTGAAAAAGATGGTGCGTGTTAATTtctggttttttattttaaagataaaaaaaattaatacattTGTATTTTATCAGGTCTCTTGATGGAGTTGGAAGCTACAAAAAACGATGTCATCGAACGAGAGAATCGCATTTTAGTTGCTGAACAAAAACATCAAGAAGCAACACTGCAAATCAACCATTTAGAGTCATCCGTTCGTTCCCTTGAGCGGGAAACTGCTGAACTGATTGCTTCAAGGAGTTTTTTTGACCAGCAAATATCTGTACTCCGAGCCGCCGTCGACACTGGCAAGACCGCATTGCGAGAAATAGAAGACAGAGccaaagaagaagcagaaacGCACGCAAATCTCATTACACAGCAAAAGGAAACTATTCAGTCCCTGCAAGTTCGTGTAGAGAACTTGTCCGAAGAGAAAAACGTGTTGGAATCTCAAATAGTCGACCTTGGAGCGGATAAAGAAAATTTGCATCAACAATTAATTTCATTGGAGGATTCTAGAAAAGAGGAACAAGTAGCTCATGACATTCTAGTAGCAGAACTAGAAACTCTACAAGCAAATTCTCGTCAGCTGGGCGAAGTCTATCAGCAGCAAATGGTTGTCAAGTCCGAAGAAATAGCAAGCATGGAGAAAAAGTTGGAGACAGCTGTGCAAAAAGAAGTCGAACTTGAAGTTCGGATTGCAGAAGTGAATAATGAAAAGAATCTACTCGTCCGTGAAAATGAGTTGCTTAAGGAAGAGGTTTCTGAGCTAATTTCAACGATAGCaaaggagaaaaatgttttggaaACTAACTTGAATGTGCTTAAAGGGGAGTTGGAGTCTAATGTAAATGCGATGGAGCAATCTCAGCAGAAAATCCAACATATGGAATTAGAGCTATCTGGATTAATTGCCAACAAGTCGTCTCTGGAATCTGAAGTTCAGAAGTTGTCTGCAGAGTGCACCGTTTTGGCAGAGGGACGCCTGCAtctcgagaaagaaaataatcgcATGGATGAATTTTACAAAGAACAAGTAAAGGAGTACGAAAACCGTCTTTCTCGGTTGACTGAAGAACACAGTATGCACGTTACTTCAATGGAAGAACGACTTGAAGCCGCTCAACAAATTAACCTTCGCATCGAGGAAGTGAACGGCGAAAAACTCAGACTGCTTCAAGAGAATAAGTTACTTCAAGAAGAAGTTTCAAACCTGACTTCCTGtataacgaaagaaaaaattgtgttcgAAACAGACTTCAATGCCCTAAAAGAAGAGTTGGAGTCCAACATTAAGGTGATGGAGGAATCGAAGCAGAAAATCCAAGAAATGGAACTGGAGCTGACTGAAATGATTGCCCAAAAGTCGTCGTTGGAGTCTGAAGTTGAAGAGCTCTCTGCTAAGTGTTCCGAGATGGCTGAAAAGCGCTCGcgtctagaagaagaaaatcgaaaaatgGATGTAAGCCATAAGGAACAGTTAGCTGAGTTCGAACGTCGTCTTTCCAGCTTGACCGAAGATCATGCGGTGCGTATTAATCAACTAGACGAGCGGCTTAATGCTGTTGTTCAGCTCAATCATCAACTAAAGGACGATTGTACGAGACTAGAAAGTGAACGTGAAGCAATGAGCTTCGAGAAATCGGGATTTGAGCAAATGTACTTGGAGGTTAAAGCTGCCTGTGAAGAAGCTGAAACAAAGATCCAGATGGAAGGTGAATTGGCTCGACAAGAAGTTGATGCTAAGAAACAACAAGTAATGCAACAATCAAATGCTCTAGATAAACTGGAACACATGATTAGTAGTCTTCACCAGGATAAAGCAGATGCAGAATCCAGTTATACTCAACAACTTCTCTTATTGCAAgctgaaaaacaagaaatgatgGAGTCGCATGATCGAGTAGAGCAACACAATGCTTCCTTGCTTGCCTCGTTCGAAGCATCACGAAACGAACTAGAACGACAACTCACTGACGCGAATCTGAAATTAAAGGACCATGTTGAGCTTTTGCAGCAGTCACACCTTTCTCGACAACAGACAGAGGAGCAAATGGAAGCCTTGGAGGCGAAAGTCTGCAAATTGGAGCTGGATTTGAAGAAAGCCGTTGAGGAAAAAGGTCAACtaacaaatgaaatgatgGTCTTGCAAGCTGTTCAAGGTGAAATGAGAAATCTGGAAGTAGCGATGGAACAGTTGACGTCGGAAATTCAAGAGCTGTCTTTCAAGAAAGCTAATTTGGAAAAGCTTCGAGAGGTTTTGGAGGAAGCTAAGGCTACTGCTGAGGAGGAGACCAGGCAGCTTCGTCGAGAAGTAGAGTCCAAGGAGCTTGAAATCTCACATCATGTTGAAAAGGTGGAATTCACAGAGTCGCAACTACAGCGAAGCAAGAACGACCAAATATTACTCCAGGCTCGTATTTTGGGTTTGGAATCCACTGTATCGAATCTGGCTACCAATGCAACTGAATCATCGCAAACTATTGTTACTCTCGAGAAGCAGCTTCAGGAACGAGAGGCTGCTCTGGAACGGGCAACTGTAGAACTCAACGCTGAGAAAGAACAGTCAGTAACGACCCAAGCTGCATTTATTAAAGCCATTTCAGATTTGCAGAGCTCCAGTGAAAACAACCGACGCGAGCTCGAAGCAGCCATCACCAGTTTGAAGAAAGAACTCAGTTTTGAAAAGCAACGAGCATCGGAAGAATCAAATTCTATTGAGGCACTAACTTTGGAGAAAAAGGAAGCTAATGAGCTCGCGGAATCCCTTCAGGTGAAGCTGTCAGAGATGGAGGCTGAAGTGTTAAAGCTTGCTGAATCCGGAGCGTCGATGAAGACGGAAAAGTTACAACTCGAAAAAACAATTGGTTCAAGAAAAATCgaacttgaaaatgaaaaaattgacaTGGAGAAACAGATGGCTCAACTAACTTTCCAACTTGAATCTATCTCATCGTCATTTTCTGATATGGAAAGCGAATGCAGCATTTTGAAATCTGATAAGTTGCAAACTCTTCAAGAAAAAGCACAGCTAGAACAAAAGTTTTGTGACATCGAAAAGAATTTCCAGTCAACAGTTGAAGAGCTACAGTCGCAATTAAAGACCACGGATGCAGAACTCCAGTCTCAAATAGCTAAGGTGAATGAGTTTTCGAGCTCTACTCACGCTCTCAAACTCCAAATTGAAACAATTgttcaagaaaaagagacactGGAAAAGGATTTTGGCGCTCGAATTTCAACTTTGAATTCAGATAAAGAAATGCTACTAACTAAGAACGCTTCGGTTGAACGTGAAAATCAAGAACTCAAATCTGAACTTGCCGCTGAAAAGACGAAAATATTGCAGGGTAAGGGAGAAATCATGCTTGAACACCGAAAAGAAAAGGCGGCACTGGAAGCTCGTCTACTTGTAGCGCAGtctcaaatgaaatcaatgcAAGAGAAGTTGGTGAATATGACTGTGGCTAATAACTCACACGCACCTCTTGAACACAAAGTCAGCGTGTTGACCAGCGAGCTTGAAGCGGTTAATAAAGCGAAGAGCGAGTTAGAAAAACGTCTTGATGACTCCATTTCTGTACGAAAGGAAGAAATGCTGTCCgtgaagaaggaggaggtttgtattcatttaatttatatATTCATTTGATTTCCAATATTTAATCACTCTTCTGTTTTACATAGCTCACTGAGAGTCACCTCAGCAAGGCTTCAACACTGGATTTCGACTCTGAGATTGCTTATTTACGCAAGAAGTACGACAGTGCTAAGAAAGAGCTCAACCGTAAAGATGAAGTCATCAATCAATATGCAGTTAAAGTATGTTTCATCTATTTTTATGAGCTTTCAGTCATTGCTCGGACACTAAACTATGTTTCCCTTGTTAGTTcgaaaaaatgcaaaatcagTTAGACAATCTTAACGAAGAAGTCGCCTCCTTAAACATGGACAAAAAGAAGCTTGTGTTTGAGAATCGCAGTCTGAAAACAGAACAGAATCACTTGTTGGCACAAATATCATCTGAAAAGGACAAGGCAAATGCACGCAATACCAGACATTCACTGTAAGAAGctcctttttcgttttttgtttaaagttatttttaaTGGTTTTTATAATTTGTTCTGCAGGGCCTTACAGAGGGGTAGTGCAGCATCTAAcggtaaattattaattattaattgttcTCAAATAAATTCAGAAATTTCGTGACAGCGCCGAAATTTCTGCAGTCGACAAATGCATCTGCaactacaaattttttgacgaATTTGTCAGGAGGAACATTGGCTGATGCCATGATTGACGCTCGACGTCGTTCAATGCGTCCAACCCGCAGTGAAGTTGTGTCTACTAGCAGAGAGCGACAGGAACCCATCGAAGTATTCAGACCACCTCAGTTAGCCTTTGGTGATGGCTCGGATGCCAATAGCATTTTCAAAGTACCTCCCAGTCGCCGCGACTCGACAAGCAGTGTCTGCAGCAATCGTAGCGATATTTCTATTACATCACGAGGTACGAACGTCCCACACGGAGCAGGTCGTCTCTTTACCTGTGACGATGAAGACGGGGAGCTGTTCAGCAGTTCATACTTGAACGAAATGAAAGAAGGTAATTCTTATACGGACTTtgcataaaaacaaaagtaaaaaaattccttttcttttaattaccAGGTAAATGCCGAGTGGAAGACTCTAGCACTCGTGTCAGTGAGTTGCTTAGGCGCAACACCATGCAGCCGCCGCACATGCGCTCAGCTTATCCCATCGAAATGAACGATGAACGCCTCCGTCAGAACGACATGACCATCTACGATCAGCCCAAAGCCACCTCCAGCAGAGCAGACAATCACGACACTTTACAACAGCTTTCTTTCGCAACATCGATGCTCAGTATGAACACACCACCAGCCATGAACACTCGTAAACGTCGTTCCAGCTCTTGGAACCCCACAGAAATGGAGACGCCTGTCATGCAGCCCAGAAAGCGACGATCGTATGAGTTAGATGCAGATCTTTCCTCCGATTCCACAGACACACGGAGCATTTCCAGCAGTGCCGAGCGTAAGAAGCATCGAGATGCCAGTCTTACTTCTTATTCACGCCCTGGACCTCCTACGCCTGCGAGAAACGctgtaaaagaaaacatttctacACCATCGGTAATTCTGGTTAATCTTTCAAGTTCATAATTGCAATATGTTGCTGACGAATATCTAAAATATTTCAGACCGCTTCCTCTCCACCTAAAGCGACGTCCAAAGCATCGAGTAAGGCGGGATCCAAACGAACCAGTCCTGCTCATGGTACCAAAAACTCGAAGTTGACTCCAGTCGGTGCATTGGTGAGAAAAGTACAAGCAAGACTCCGCAGCAATATTCAAGCTTCTAATGAAGTAATTATGTCTCCTAATAGTTTGAACTACCGGTGTTTTaacagttattttgttttttttttagcagaacACTCCTAGCTCTACTCGTACAACACCACGGGGATCAAAATTGAACATATTCAGGAAACCTCTTGGAAGTCGAAGCTACAATTCGGACGCaaagttttaaatttccataagtgttttctatttttatttttagacctTGATccttgaaatattaaaaattctataattttttttagcatATCCTAGCAATTAACTTTCACATATTCGTTAGAataacttggatgttctccctTAATCCTTAATTCCATGTTCATGCATCATTGACTATCCCTTCTTCCCTGGCCTTCTTTAATCCTTATAAGTTTCCCTACTTTACTTACCCCTACTTTCATGCTATAACTTGGTTTattgggaatttaaaaaacttaaaacctGTACGTAATAAGAGATTTCTtacgataaaaaataaatacaacgtTTGAtaaattattatcattattatttgctACCAAATATCTAGCAAGAAgggacttctttttttcaagtagTTAGTTGTCAAATTTGAATTGGAGTAAGGGAAGAGCGGATCGAAGACCCTCTTAGATAGTCCAGCAGAATCTAGCTAGACCTCGATTCTTCGTTGAGAACTATAGAAAGAAGAACAACATTAAAAAGTGCTGTAATAAAGTATGTTGGATTCGGATGCTCGAATCACTAACGAGTCCATTAGTTCATTTTAAACCAACCAGGCGACGTTATTTCGTGTTTTCGTATTTGATTCATCACTATTTTAACAAGTAGGCTAATAAGTGAAATGTTTACTTTTGATACATTCAATTTCAACAAGCTATTTTTGTGTGGAAAGGAATGGGACTAAAGAAGGACACATTGCTAAGATGGGTAAACTGTTGTTCAGATGCCAGCACAACCATtgagagaataaaaaatttagctGATGGATTGTTTTTTATCCACATTCTGAACTTTTTTGGAAGCAGCCCAACAGATGATACTGATCCTTGGCATCAAACCATAAACATTTTAAGAGGTATCAGGTATGTACTGTTAAATCTAAAATTAGTGAGTAATACTTAGCAATATTGTTTTCACGTTTCAGAACACAAATTgcaagaaaatgttgttgatTTTGATGCAGCTGCATCTGGAAATGAAGATGAACTGGCAAAACTCATTGTCATTATCATGCATCTTACCATGGTACAAAAACCACGTGAAAATATCAAAGAGAGGACTATGTGGAAACTCTCTACAGAAGATCAAAAAGTCATTGAAGCTATTCTTCTTGATATTGTCAATGATGATCAAATAACGAGAAACAGATTAATAGATGTGTTACAAGATAACTTGCAAGGTAACTAATTCAGTGCTCTGATCTTATTAACTGGTTCATGAtgctacatatttttttttttttttatagagagCAGTTTTACCAAGTCTTCCATGTTCTGTGTATCTTCTTCACTTTCATCACTTTCTTCAAAGAGAAGTTCTCCACTAAGGCTATTCCTTGATGTATATTTGATTTCCTCTCAACATCTAcatgattttaaaattctattttttggtTCTGTCTGTTTTAGTCCCCTATGGAGCTTCGTTTAACACGTTTGCGTAAAGAGATTAGTgataaaaacgaagaaatccgCCGCCTCCAATCGGAACTCATGACAGAATCAGACGAATCATTTGCACTCAGTTTGCGAATGGATGATTTGAAACGAAAAGTAAAGGacctggaaaaaaagaacaccGAGCTTGAACAGAGGTTGCGTGATGTCCAACTTCCTGAATCTTCCAGTCCCGATACCGATgttgaaatcattcatttaCAAAAGAAGcttaagaaaatggaaaatgagtATGAAACTTCATGTCAGAAGTATTGTGATCTCAATATCGAATATGATGCAATAAAAacccaacaagaaaaagaccGTAAACAGGTAGGCAATACAGTAAGCAGTTTATTAAAGTTTTAATTCAGTCtgtatttttttcagataCGACAACTTCAGCTCGATTTGAACGATACTGTGGCTCGTTTTGAGAAAGAATCCGCAGAGTATCAGCTTCTTCTGGACACCAGCCGAACTGAGAATGCTGAATTGAAACAGTCATTGGAAGAAAAAGCTCTTTGGATTGATGTTCTGGAGGAAAAAAGTCGGACTTGTTCTGAGATGCATGCACGTCTGAATGCGCCCAGGTTTCCTTGCGAAAACGAAAGCATTGGGTACAGTCTACTGTCCATTGAGGTATTATTTTTCAGCTGATGATCAATAATTTTAACGAAATCGTAGTTGtaacaaattttatatttatagacCGAAAAGTTGCATTGTGATTTGGAATCTTATCGCAGAGATTTGATCCGCCAATCCATTCAATTTAACTCagaaaaaagtatttttcaacaacgcaCTGCTGCTCTTGAGGACGACAAACGGAATCTCCATCGCCAAATTGAAGAAGCTAACCTAAAAAATCAGTCTCTTCAAGTTAAATTGGATCAGACCGAGAAAAgcttaaaacaaataatgcgTAATTGTGAATCTTTTAGCAAAGAGAGGGAAGAACTTCATCACTCGCTAGATGAGCTTAAGTCAAAATTTGACAATGAGATGACCCACGCTCAACAGCAATTTGACATCCACACCCAAAAATCTTTGGAATTCGTTCTTTACATTGATGAACTGAATCAACAACTCAAAGAAACTCAATCTGCAAAGAAGGCTTTGGAGCAGTACATCCATGAAGTGAATGAACAAAAATTGGGACTAGGCCAGTCAATGACAGCTTTGGAACAGAGGGGTAGTGCAGCGTGTAATGGTAAATAAtacaatatttttcttctattcattCAGAAATTTCGTGACAGTGCCGAAATTTCGGCAGTCGATACGCATCTGCaactacaaattttttgacgaATTTGTCAGTAGGAACATTAGCTGATGCCATGATTGACGCTCGACGTCGTTCAATGCGTCCAACCCGCAGTGAAGTTGCGTCTACTAGCAAAGAGCGACAGGAAACCATCGAAGTATTCAGACCTCCTCAGTGGGCCTTCAGTGGTGACTCGGAGGACGTCAGTAGTATTTTAAAAGTATCTCCCAGTCGCCGCGACTCGACAAGCAGTGTCTGCAGCAATCGTAGCGACATTTGTATTACATCACGAGGTACGAACGTCCCACACGGAGCAGGTCGTCTCTTTACCTGTGACGATGAAGACGGGGAGCTGTTCAGCAGTTCATACTTGAACGAAATGAAAGAAGGTAATTCTTATACTGACTTTTCTttaaaacaaaagtaaaaaaattccttttactAACCAGGTAAATGCCGAGTGGAAGACTCTAGCACTCGTGTCAGTGAGTTGCTTAGGCGCAACGCCATGCAGCCGCCGCACATGCGCTCAGCTTATCCCATCGAAATGAACGATGAACGCCTTCGTCAGAACGACATGACCATCTACGATCAGCCCAAAGCCAACTCCAGCAGGTCAGATGCCAACTCTAACAGCTATTTTTCGCTACGACAATctcattatcatttttttttactaaccaATAACACCTGTGAACGTCGTTCCAGCTCTTGGAACCCCACAGACAAGATGACGCCAGTCATGCAGCCCAGAAAGCGACGATCGTATGAGTTAGATGCAGATCTGTCCTCTGATTTCACAGGCGCAAGTAGTTTTCCTAGCTGTGTCGTGCGTAAGAGACATCAAGATGCCAGTCTTACTTTAGAAGCTATACCATCGGTAActttggttaatttttaagtt
This region includes:
- the LOC124336798 gene encoding nuclear mitotic apparatus protein 1-like isoform X1, which translates into the protein MGQKKDTLLRWVNCCSDAATNIERIKNLADGWFFIHILNFLRSHPTDGTDPWLQTINILREYKLQENVVDFDAAASGNEDELAKLIVICMHLTMVQKPCEHIKEKTMWNLSTEDQKVIEAILLALVNDDQLTRSRLIDVLQDNLQVENSFTKSVMFYTSSPLSSLSSMKNSPLKRFLDSPMALRLTRLQKEISDKNEEIRRLQSELMTESDESSALSLRMDDLKRKVKDLEKKNTELEQRLRDVQLPDSSGPDTDGEITHLKKRLKKMQNEYEVSCQKYCDLNIEYEAMKTRQEKDRKQIRKLQLDLNDSVARFEKESAEYQLLLDSIRTENAELKHSLEEKAQWIDVLEEKSRTCSEMHARLNAPRSPCERESIGYSLLSIETEKLQGDLESYRRDLARQSDQFNSEKRIFQQRAAALEEDKRGLHRQVEEANLENQSLHVQLDQAKTSLEQLSLGCDSLSKEKEELRRSLDELQSEFHKEMSRAQQQLDIRIQKTLELGLDIEALNHQLEETQAAKKALEQSIHELTEEKLGLGQSMAALEQSHLDLQSTLSTNQSKFQCELEEVSSHLKSSKLQIAGQSLKITELEGQLECLRTELVTKDETFSILETEKQQLCETKLSLEQQMSALQSAFEMSKQEFQARLEKVNTELESATAQIADFCEVTSSLKEQLEVALQDKLQSGNLSSQLEADLNKLCQERDNLQVEVQQLLHAAQVSREEFQAEKDGLLMELEATKNDVIERENRILVAEQKHQEATLQINHLESSVRSLERETAELIASRSFFDQQISVLRAAVDTGKTALREIEDRAKEEAETHANLITQQKETIQSLQVRVENLSEEKNVLESQIVDLGADKENLHQQLISLEDSRKEEQVAHDILVAELETLQANSRQLGEVYQQQMVVKSEEIASMEKKLETAVQKEVELEVRIAEVNNEKNLLVRENELLKEEVSELISTIAKEKNVLETNLNVLKGELESNVNAMEQSQQKIQHMELELSGLIANKSSLESEVQKLSAECTVLAEGRLHLEKENNRMDEFYKEQVKEYENRLSRLTEEHSMHVTSMEERLEAAQQINLRIEEVNGEKLRLLQENKLLQEEVSNLTSCITKEKIVFETDFNALKEELESNIKVMEESKQKIQEMELELTEMIAQKSSLESEVEELSAKCSEMAEKRSRLEEENRKMDVSHKEQLAEFERRLSSLTEDHAVRINQLDERLNAVVQLNHQLKDDCTRLESEREAMSFEKSGFEQMYLEVKAACEEAETKIQMEGELARQEVDAKKQQVMQQSNALDKLEHMISSLHQDKADAESSYTQQLLLLQAEKQEMMESHDRVEQHNASLLASFEASRNELERQLTDANLKLKDHVELLQQSHLSRQQTEEQMEALEAKVCKLELDLKKAVEEKGQLTNEMMVLQAVQGEMRNLEVAMEQLTSEIQELSFKKANLEKLREVLEEAKATAEEETRQLRREVESKELEISHHVEKVEFTESQLQRSKNDQILLQARILGLESTVSNLATNATESSQTIVTLEKQLQEREAALERATVELNAEKEQSVTTQAAFIKAISDLQSSSENNRRELEAAITSLKKELSFEKQRASEESNSIEALTLEKKEANELAESLQVKLSEMEAEVLKLAESGASMKTEKLQLEKTIGSRKIELENEKIDMEKQMAQLTFQLESISSSFSDMESECSILKSDKLQTLQEKAQLEQKFCDIEKNFQSTVEELQSQLKTTDAELQSQIAKVNEFSSSTHALKLQIETIVQEKETLEKDFGARISTLNSDKEMLLTKNASVERENQELKSELAAEKTKILQGKGEIMLEHRKEKAALEARLLVAQSQMKSMQEKLVNMTVANNSHAPLEHKVSVLTSELEAVNKAKSELEKRLDDSISVRKEEMLSVKKEELTESHLSKASTLDFDSEIAYLRKKYDSAKKELNRKDEVINQYAVKFEKMQNQLDNLNEEVASLNMDKKKLVFENRSLKTEQNHLLAQISSEKDKANARNTRHSLALQRGSAASNGGTLADAMIDARRRSMRPTRSEVVSTSRERQEPIEVFRPPQLAFGDGSDANSIFKVPPSRRDSTSSVCSNRSDISITSRGTNVPHGAGRLFTCDDEDGELFSSSYLNEMKEGKCRVEDSSTRVSELLRRNTMQPPHMRSAYPIEMNDERLRQNDMTIYDQPKATSSRADNHDTLQQLSFATSMLSMNTPPAMNTRKRRSSSWNPTEMETPVMQPRKRRSYELDADLSSDSTDTRSISSSAERKKHRDASLTSYSRPGPPTPARNAVKENISTPSTASSPPKATSKASSKAGSKRTSPAHGTKNSKLTPVGALVRKVQARLRSNIQASNEQNTPSSTRTTPRGSKLNIFRKPLGSRSYNSDAKF